acacacacgcacacacagaaatTTAATCTGTAACAGGTCTCCCCACTCCTCAGAAATCAGATACACATATTCAGGATTAGGGTGAAATGATGGGGAATAGGGAGAGGAGATGTTCCTGCTTCCTCTCTAGATCAGCTCTCCCACCCTCCAGACATTAAGGTCAATCTAACATTCTAGATTTCCACCAAACATCTCCACTTCCATTCCAAAGCATATGAAGCTGAACCGTCATCACAGTTACCACCGAGCAGTCTTCCTGTTTGTCAATGACCCTGCTCTTGTCTTGTCACCCAGActcagaatgtggagaaatttcATTGATTCAGCATACACACTAATTCCGCTCATCAGGAGAGAGAACTCCCTGGAAACTGGAGTACCAGGGTAATATTATATCCCAGTCCTCTTGGGTGTGCTTTCTGGACATCTTAAGTTATTACCTAAAACTCCTTGCCATCAGGGGCTGGAGTTCACATTGTCTCTGTGTGCTTTATTGTAGTTCCATCAATGGATTTTCTGGATGTAGAAGTGGACCTCCCCATACATTCCTAAATTACTACCACGGGtttcagaaatatttccattttagcaTCGTGGGAAAACTTCAGCCATTACAATCATATcatgttcaattttttaaaaagaagtttgctGCAAATCAAAAGACCACCCACTAGAGGGGCGCGTAGGTGGCTGAGTCGGATGAgaaaccgacttcagctcaggtcatgatctcatggttgatggttTAAACCCTGcattgtgctaacagctcagagtctggagcctgcttcggattctgtgtctccctctctctctctctctctctgccgctccccagctcgtgctctctcgctctctctctcaaaaataaataaacgtgaaaaagaaaaaaaagaccatccACTAGAAAATAAGAAGTCAATGGCAGGAGACAACCCTGTAAGGGAAAGAAACCGGATTGGCCTTGGTCCTCAGACCAAGCAGTCGCTCTGTGGTCGGCAGAGGGCGCTGTGAACAGCTTCTGCAACTCTAGGGAACAGGACTAGCTGTGGGGACCTTGGATTGCAGAAAATTAATCCTAGCATAATGCAGGTTAGCTCAAGGAGATGACGTAAATACAAACAGTcacactttaggggcacctgggtggttcagtcggttaagcgcccaactcttcatttcagctcaggtcatgatttcacagttcatggctctgcactgacagtgtggagcctgcttgggattctttctccctctctcaaaataaataaataaacttaaaaaaaaaaaagagtcacactTTAGACAGCAGCCAGATTCTGGGGTGAAAACCCAAATGACTATGTGGGTTGCATTTATAGGTCATGTGGTATGGAAAAAgaccatttttaatatattagaaTCATATTTTGCTTACTTGCAGAGGATACTGGAACAAAACTAGATTGAAGGAATAGAAGGTTTGGGTTCCCAGTTCACCCTCCTCATATGTGATCAGATGAGCAGAATCACTGGAAATACAGTCTCTCActtcctctttgcttctctcttttctattccaCACACAGATGAATTTGTCAATGTTTATGCATAATAAGACAACTTCCCTCAGTAATTCCAAACTGTGGTGAGAAGCAGTGATTCCCACAGAACATGAAGGAGGCACATGGAAAAGCACATTAAATCCATGCAGGCAAGAGCTAGAGGCTTCTGGGAGCATATCTGAACTTGGCATTGAATAATGGATATCATTTAGAGAGTAAGTGATGTGAGGAGAGCAGTCTAGAAAGAATAACAAGCAAAGACACAGAAGTAGGGATGTGCAGAGCTCATAATTTAGGGAAAAGGACTGATCCAAGGTCGCTGGGTCTAAGACTATGTGATGGGAAAATGTGTTAAGAGTAAGATTAGAAAGGAATCTAATCTTCACTCtatagccataaaaaagatgTGTGATCATACATGAGAAAGCCACTGTGTGGGCCTCCAGAATACAGAATCTAAGCACTAATGGCCCTTACAGGTCTTCTGGAGACAGCTTCTCTGATTTTTTCCCCTGAGAATCTCCCCCATAGCATCGTTCTGTGTGGGAGGGAACCCACAGGATAGGGGAAAGACTGGAGCCTTCGATTCATCAGAATGTGAGGAAAtaactgagcctcagtttcctcaggtaAAAAATGGGGACATTGACTTGCCTGGTACATAGGATTGCGATGAAGACCAAGTGGTTAGGATCACAGACTTTGGAACAACATGAACTAGATGTCAGGACCTCAGGTAGGTAattctcttaatttcattgaaCCTCGGATTCTCttcaataaaatgataatatttaccTTGTATGCTTGATATGAAGATTAACTGATAAAATGGCTATAAAATGCTTAGCCAAAGCATGGCATAcaatactcagtaaatattacttATCATAATTACTTAATGAATGATATTTTATTGTCTGAAAACACATGATTTGTTCCCAAAAGACTTCTTTTGGGAGACTGCCTAAATCGTGCAAACAAATGCAACAAAATTCACGGGGACCCATGAGCCCGCAAATTCCTAGTTAACGCCAACACAGGCGGGCCACGCCTCCAACCGTGCAGGCCACGCCCCCAGTCGCTAGCAGAACCCGCCCTTCAGCTCTcctccccggccccgcccctccggccTAGCACGCGCACGCCTCCCATTCCGACGCGCCTGCGCAGGGTAGGCTTCCTTCAGAGGCTATGAGGGTGCTGGTGCGGCGTTGCTGGGGTTCTCGGCCGGCTGGCGGCGGTCCGGACGCAAGGCAGATCCCCCAGTGGCGAGCGCTGGCCGGGCGTGGTGCGTCCCCTGGCGGGGAAGACGGCCGGGGCGTCCGAGTCCGCGAGAAGCCGCCCTGGCGGGTGCTCTTCTTCGGTACGGACCAGTTTGCCCGAGAGGCGTTGCGGGCGCTGCACGCCGCCAGGTACCGGGGCCGGGGCTTGGGGGGCCCGGCTGCCGAAGGCGCTGCTGCCGAGCCACTGCGCCAGCTCCGAGGGCTTGGACTCCTCGTCAGGGATAGCAGCGGCGCCGGAAGGGTCTGGGCCCCGATCTTGGCGTCTCCGGGCTCCCGGAAGGTGCACCGTTCCCATCTGGTCCCTCCGGTCTACACTCCGGCTGCCGGCTTTATCCGTTCTCCTAGCGCTACCGGGCGCTTCAAGGGGCCAAGCCCGCGCTAGTCGTTTTGCATACCTCATCCACCACAGCCACCACCCCTTTGCCCCATTTGTGTGTAAGGAAACCGGAGCTCGGAGAGGTTAGGAGATTGCCCAAGGTCATCAAATGAGCTGGTTCGGCCTTGAAACGGGGTCTGACTTCAAAGTCCTCCCCTTTCCACTTactccttctgcctcctcttcATCTAATTTGTACCCTCCAATCCTTTGGGCTTCTTGCCGGTCACAGGCATACCCATGTCTCacttccctgccccccatctcCTTGTATGCAACGGGACTCAGTTTTCTGGAGCCAAAATGAGGACATAGTCCACAACCGAACTActttcaactgagtaaatttacaAATCAGAACTCTTAGGTATACATTTAGTATTTCTGAAATTTAACAAATCTTatttacaggggaaaaaattgAGACCCACTCTGTTCTGAAAGTCCATATGGTATATCGTAGTGGCTCTACCCAAATATACTGCTCTGCCTTCTTTCTCCCAACTTCCGTTTGTTATTTCCCCACTCCGTTTTTTCCTGATGTGTCCCCAACACTCATTTCTGCCTTCTTCAAGTCTTCCCTGCAGATTCTACACAGCAGCCCTCCTATTGACTCCCCCGTCAATCCCCTTGTATCATATCCCTCCCTCCAGTGCTCTGCCCTGGCACCCAGAAACACTCCCTTCATACATGTTCCCTTTGCATACCCTCCCTGATGTACTCTTCACATGCTGCTTTCCCCAAATTGCCTCCAGAATCGCACTGCTTGTGTGCTGACCTTTCGGCTGATGTCTCACTTGGCAACTCCATTATTCTTGTGCTTTGTCGCTATATACTCATTTTCTTATTACTTCTCCATACCTGATGCGATACCTGCTAAATTAATTAACCCCACCCCCCGGGTactggaatactacacagcaggTAAAAAGAAAGTAGTAGTACTAAATGTACTGCTATGAAATGATGcccatgggtgtgtgtgtttgttgtgtGAAAGTATTTATTGTTTGACTAGCACGTGGTTGtggtacaaaattcaaaaggttCAAAGGATATACAGTGAAAAGTCAGTTCCTTCTGCCTCTATCACTTCCCAGTTCCTCTCTTCACAGACAGctactgtttccagttttttattttagaaatgttcaaCAGATATACAAGCAAGTGTATATttaacccactttttaaaaagactcataaaatggtatatatagtgttaagaggaaaaaaacaaaatgcagagcaatatatataatatcctaGTTGTGTAAAATGTCTGTACTGTATGTGTTTCTGTATGCACAGGAAATTTCTAGAGTCATGCCATCCaaacagtagccactagccacatgtggctctttaaaaataattaaaattaaatacaaaataaaaactcagtcaGTTGTACTAGTTTTAATCACTTACCCTTAAATGTTTTGTGAATTTAACCACAAAAGTACTGTGGAAGTATGGGAGGTAGTTTAGCTTTGAGTCATTGtcttaacattttcttccaaTCTTTCCAACGTagggaaaacaaagaggaagagtTAATTGAAAAATTGGAGGTGGTCACAGTGCCCTCCCCATCACCAAAAGGACTGCCAGTGAAGCAATATGCTGTCCAATCTCAGCTTCCCGTGTATGAGTGGCCAGATGTGGGATCTGGAGAATATGACGTTGGAGTGGTAGCTTCATTTGGCCGACTTTTGAGTGAGGCTCTTATTCTTAAATTTCCctagtaagttttttttaaaggaaataaagtatAGAGGACTTGGTCTTTGCATATGGGCCTGGTGTTTAAAGTGCAATGACTTGAATTCTAGTTCTGCTGTCTTTAgtattttaaggtaaaaaaaaattgtgttggtGTCACGAATATATGATGCTCTTCATCTATGGGCTCTCACTCACCCTCACTTAAATTCCTTGtttatggggacacctgggtggctcagtggattgaggttctgatttcagctcaggtcatgatctcacagctcatgagttcgagccccccatcgggctctgctcctgtcagcacacagcctggttCCAATCCTCTacccccctctctgtgcctctcccctccttgcgtcttctctctctcaaaaatagataaacattaacaagaataataaaataaactccaTGTATATGCTGACGGCTCCCAAATTTGTCCCTCCAGTTCAGATTTCTCCCTGAATTCCAGGCCGCTGATGCACACTGCCTCCTCCACAGTTCTGCTTGGGTGTCTGATAGGCACCTTACACATAAGATGTCCTAAACTGCATTCCTGAACTTGTGCCCCAAACCTGCTTCTCCCTACGTCTTCATCTCAGCAAATGACAACTCCACCCTTCTAGTTGTTGAGACTCAAAACCTTTCAGTCATTCTTATTGCTTATCTCACCCCACACATCCAGTCCATCAGGAAATTCTATTGGCTCTGCCTTCAAATTCTATCTAGAATCTGACTGGCTCTCTCAACACTTTTACTGCTGTTCTCACTGTCATTCTGCAGTAGCCCCCTAACTGGCGTCTATTCCTGTCCTTGGCCTTCTCAGTCTTTTACCAACCCAGCagccaagcaggggagaggcagagggagagagagagaatcttaagcaggctccacgcccatcgcagagcccagctcggggctcagtctcacaactgtgaagtcatcatgacctgagcccaactcaagagtcagacactgactgactgagccacctaggtgccccaaaatgatCCTTTTAAAGCAGAAGTTTGATCATGTCATTCTGCTCAAAATTCTCTGGTGTTTTCCCATCTCAGAAGAGGTCAGAGTCCTTATATGGGCCTACCTACTGGGTTTGGTCCCCTCCTTGCTGTCTTAGTGTTATTCCTCAGGTTCACTCCGCTCCAGCCACACTACACTGGCTTCTCTGCTGTTCCTGAACTTGCCCAGCATTTACCTTCTTCAAAATCTCTGTActtattccctctgcctggaatatgtTTGCATGTCTTATTCCCTCACCTCTTCACATCTTACTGGTAAAATTTTCTGTGACTCCTATTAAAATTGTAGTCTCCTACCTAATACTCCTActcctctgctttatttttccccacagCCCTTGGAACCATCTGGTAGACTTTTtgcacttttttgttgttgttgtttatctcCCACCCTTTGCGcgtaagctccctgagggcagaatTTCTTCTCCTTTGGTTCAGTGTTGCTTGTATCccagcacttagaacaatgccaGCACATGAactgtgctcagtaaatatttgttggatcaATGAGACTGGTCTGAACAGAGCTTTGAATATAAGACTCATCTCTTAGACATACACTCCCAAGTGCATATTCCTGCGGTGGAGACATCATTAAACTAAGATAGCTTGCTTAGTAAATGATTTAAGTTGCTCATCTATGGGCAATACGTGTGTTAgggtaaaaaaaatacatcattggATGGGGATTCAAGAAGCTTGTTTTAGGCATTCTATATGCAAACTAAGTGAAACAAAGGTAATTCTGTGACTAAACTATAAACATTCACATTGTCCATGAGATGCACAGTAGGGTTTGAGTAGTTCTTCTCATACAGTATAAAaggtattttttgcttttatttaaaaactccaaggggcgcctggctggctcagtcagtggagtatgtgattcttgatcttggggttttaagttcaagccccatgttgggcgtagagattacttaaaaagtaaaatctttaagaaCTCCCAGACATCACAGATTATTGTGGAACACCTTTGGAACAGTGAgtttgttcttgttctgtttttaattgagTTTCATTGGCCTTTTATGGTAATAAAGTAAACTTAATCTCTGGCTCCCTTTACTGATGATATAAgactagattttcttttatttatttttgagaaagagagaacacatgagcagggaaggggcagagagagaggagacacagaatcccaagcaggctctgcactgtgagtgcagagcccgacacagggctcaaactcaccaaccgtgagatcatgacctgagctgaaattgagagtaaggtgcttaaccagctgagccacccaggcacctcaggtaTAAGACTagatttaactttgtttttcaaactttctaGGGAAGTATAATGATAAAAAGTAGCATATTTGTTTAGGTAGCAGGAACTAAATGGTAAAGCCCATTTGCACActaatttctgcctttttctgaCTCAGTGGCATATTAAATGTCCATCCCAGTTGCCTCCCGAGGTGGCGTGGTCCAGCGCCTATAATCCATACCGTGCTTCATGGAGACACAGTTACTGGAGTGACAATTATGCAAATTAGACCTAAAAGgtagaagatattttcttttctctagactTTGTAATTTTCAATGTTGCTGTCAATCTGTTTGGAAGGGACATGgaagtagatgaatggatggtgCTAATTCCCTTTAACTCCAGAGTGCCTtccctttctgtcttttcctgGTTTCTAACACAAACTATATGTGGTTTTGTATTATGAAGTATCTCTTTAAAGTCCTTGTGAAATGTGTGGCTTGTTGATTGAAATAAATTATACCATTAACAAGtggatttctttaaaagatgtgTAAACGAGAGGTGGATTTTTGTATATTAGTTGTTACAAATCTCAGTTCTGTTAGCCTAGGTTTCTGTGGTCAAAAATTTTTGGAACCTGAAATAAGACTATATTGTATGCCAATGTGTAATATAGCTgtcttaaacatttaattttttaaaaatcatactatGGTTTAAGAAACAGGATTATATTAAGTTGCTATCTGTTATCACCTAATGTCCCCATAGAAAATAATTCACAGGTTCACAAGAACAGCTGcatatctgggatttgctttaactAACTTCAGAAAAAGGGAGGAACATGTGAAACAAGTTGCAAAACTTTGATGATTCTAAAATCTGGGTGATGTTATTTGGGGATCAGGTGACAATTCACTCTAGTTTTATGgatgtttgtaatttttcatagtaagaattttattaaagcttatagaatagaaattaaattgaaattaaattggAACTATAATTAACAACcacaaagttaaatatttaaaataaagcatatttctaATAAAAGTTGATAGCCAGTATTTACAGAGCTAGATGTAAAAATGTAAGACTATGGGAATGCAGATACACTTGTGCCTACTTATAATCACCAGTGATTATAATCCAGGCAAAACTCTTGTCTTTTGAGAAAGGAATTACAGGAAGAAATCATTATGAATTTAATTGTACTTCCTTGGAAAATCAATTTTTTGCTCTATGCCTTCATTGTATGAatagaaactttttaaatactatttattgctaaaggtagaattattatttttaatgttttttattttttatttttgagagagacacagtgtgtgagcaggggagggacagagagagagggagacaaagaatccaaagcaggctctaggctctgagctgttagcacagagcccgaagcggggctcaaacccatgaaccatgagatcatgacctgagccaaagatggacgcttaacaggctgagccacccaggagcaccaagGTGGAATTATTTGTAACTGCAATTAAATCCCTAATGTGCAGCTTCATACttatttcctttgggaaaaaatagatttaagatCTAAATACAGGCAAGATTTTACTTACTTCAGACTGACCTTTCTCTTTGGCTAATGGCTAACAGTCAAATTCACAGCCAGGGTTAAACTATTCTTGTGATGTGTAAACACTCATGTAGACAAACACACCgatcttaaaaaatagtaatgttatcatttgcttttgcttttctataGGTTTGACGTAGGCCCAATTCTCAAACAGGAAACGGTTCCTGTGCCACCTAAGAGCACCGCAAAGGAACTGGAGGCAGTGCTGTCAAGACTGGGTGCCAACATGGTACAGTTCTCCCATATCCCACTGCTTTCTACTCATTCAGTAGGTCTCCTAACTGTTTATGATGAAAGGAACACTTCCATGATGTGAAATTTTcagctgttttcttttaagtgatttcttttttttttttttaattttttttttttcaacgtttatttatttttgggacagagagagacagagcatgaacaggggaggggcagagagagagggagacacagaatcggaaacaggctccaggctccgagccatcagcccagagcctgacgcggggctcgaactcacggaccgcgagatcgtgacctggctgaagtcggacgcttaaccgactgcaccacccaggcgcccctcttttaagTGATTTCTATCCCTGGCTTTCTAAAATTTAGGTTGGCATTTCTCATGTAAGTCTTTGAGAAATTTATcgagtaggtgcttaataaaggCCCTCaaatgaaatgtgtgtgtttctgtggtCCACCACACCACGTTTCAGAGGCCTTTAGACTCTTCTTCCCAGTCTCACCCTCAGTCTCATAGAATCACCTGGTGCCCCCGTCAGACTGGCCAGCGGCCATTCACTCGGTGACTGGGCACTTCTCCCACTTCTGTGCCTGTGCAGCCGCCATCGCCTCCACACACACTGGAGCTCTGTGGACCCCCTGGCTATACACGAGCTCTTCAGCTTTGTGTAGCTTGAATCTGCATACAGTAGGTCTGAGTGAATGCTTAGTGACCAAATTAATGATTTTCACATGAACTAGTTAATTTTCTATAGAGGACAGTTTTCCCCCATCTAGATGGTGCTTTCTAATCTAGGCACTTGCCTCAGAAGTGTTTTTGTAATAGTGGCTCTCATTTATCGAGCACTGGCTAGTGTGCCAGGACTATTCTAGAAACTCtgtagacattattattattattattattattattattattattattttactttcccAATAAACTTCTCAAATAACTTTTCCACAATACATGCTAGTAGGTGGTGgaattgggatttgaacccagaactgTGTGACTCCAGAGTACATTCTCCTTCTTTGAGGCtccactcccttccctccctcagggTCAGAGTGTGGATTCTGGAGCACATGCTGTCCTGACACCAGAGCTTGCATAGCCAGGCAAAGCTCAGCGTTCTCTAAAAGCATAACATTGCCCCATACCCTGCAGAGAGCAACATCCACACTCAAACTCCATTGAGTAGACATGTGTCATCACAGCTTAAGCCAGTTTACTGCCCTGCCCTGCCACACAGCTCCTTCAAAACGTTTGATAGTGTCATGGTACTGAATTAtaatgtatttctgtttttgttctcatCTTGAATGtgttgctctctcttttttttttaagcttatttcagttttgaaaaatttgcCTGAGAGTTTGAGCAATGGAAGGCAGCAGCCAACTGAGGGAGTGACACATGGTGAGCGAGGACTGCGGAGACCCTTCCCTCCTCCATGAGGTTTTGTCTGTCATGATAGCACCTGAACGTCCTGACTTCCTCACTTGAACatttctcttaattttgactAAAGATTTAGTGCCCACCTGTATGTCCCTTTCCAAAGAATGGTTGGTAtggtctcccttcccctcttACCCTTGTAGCCTCATGAAGGTGTAGAAATTTTTTCCCACTTCTTTATATGGAAAAGTACCAAACAGAGTGAAGTTAAAAGATGGTGAATACCTGTTTTATCCAGAGTCAACAATTATTTAATGTTTGgccacattttctttctgtgtgtgtgtgtgtgtgtgtgtgtgtgtgtgtgtgtgtgtgtatttagtacatattttttttttaatctttttttagttttttttttttgagagagagagagagagactgtgtgagtgggggaggggcagagagagaggaagacacagaatctgaagcaggagcaggctctgagctgtcagcacagagcctgacatggggctcaaactcatgaaccaagaggttatgacctgagctgaagtctgacgcttaaccaactgagccacccaggcacccctatttagtacatatttttagatttctgcTTAATCGTTTGGAAGTATGCATCGTAACCTGTcatccctaaatacttcagcatgcaTCTCTTAAGAGAAATGAACAGTTCCCTAATAGCATCTAATATCCAGTGCATATTTAAATGTTGCTAATTgtctaaaaacttattttttagcCATATGTTTTTTTCAAACTAACATCTAATTGTAATTAGTTGTTATGTCTCCTTAATCTAGAGTAATTTCTccataaatttttttccttccatgtcaTTGACTTTTTGAAGAGACCAGGCTAGTTGTCTTTCCTTCCAGTGTtgttttaacttgtttttctagCCCTTAGATTTCTTGTGAATTGGAAGTTTTAAAGGCTTGATTAGACTCAGGCTTGAAGTTTTTGGAAAGAGTATTTCATAGATGATATTGTGTTCCAATGAtatttgtttcagtttgtttttagttttaaggattgctttttatttttatgatttgtttctTGAACATGTAAAACATTTACGTGATTCAAAAGTCAAAACTGTTTAAAAGGATATACTCAGAGAAGTGTTGCCTCTGTCTACTCCAGTCTTTGGATGTCACATCAGTGAGCCATAATACCAGGGTTGTATCGAGGCTGGTGAGGTTAAGTTGGATCACTTGGTTGAGTCCAGTACAAAGATTTGTTTCCGCTTTTGCAGTGGTAGGTAATCTGTGGCGTAATGCTTTGGCACCATGCAAACATCCTGTTCTCTAACAACCTTTCACATAATAATTTTGGCATGGGTCGATGCTTCTTtgttaaatgatttatttcattaggggttgcaaaatggtgattttccaATTCCTTTTACCTTTAATACTTGACATTATTCTGTAAAGAAGAGCTTTTCATCATTAATTGAAGATGAATTTTAGTTCATCCAAAAATGGTAGGATCAATACTTAATTCTTTCTGTAACTACCAATTTTTAGAGTAAGAAGTGGGTGCCATAATCACCTTCAATTATGGTagcaaatgagatttttaaattattatatgactcatgaattttcatttattgtgttttacAGTTAGTTgcatttataattctttgtacTGCTCAAGTCATCCCaaatttggccagtgggagccccttAAAGTTGGGTCctgtatcctttattttgtttttattaaaaaaaaatttttttttaatgtttatttacttttgagagagacagaggacagtgtgagtaggggaggggcagaaagagagaggcggaaacacagaatctgaagcaggctccaggctctgagctgtcagcacagagccggacacggggctcgaactctggatcatgacctgagccaaagtcagatgcttaaccgactgagccacccaggtacccctggttcTGTATCCTTTGACAACCCCAGGTAGTTTTTGAgtgctttctttgctttctttttctaagatGTCCCAGGCTCACTTTGTGAATTCTCAGCCTTGAGAGTTTTACTCATTAAAActactgagtaatatttcagaTTTCTCTGCAGTTTTTTTGTCCATAGACTATATATCCTGCTAAGAGTGTGCAGTCAGAGTACCGTGTTCAAAACTTACTGGAGATGATTATTTTTTCCATGTGGTTTTGTTATCTAGTTTGATATATAGTTAAATTTATTTGcttcagtttgtttttaattttcagagttgctttttttcctctttatgattaaatttgat
This region of Lynx canadensis isolate LIC74 chromosome B3, mLynCan4.pri.v2, whole genome shotgun sequence genomic DNA includes:
- the MTFMT gene encoding methionyl-tRNA formyltransferase, mitochondrial, with amino-acid sequence MRVLVRRCWGSRPAGGGPDARQIPQWRALAGRGASPGGEDGRGVRVREKPPWRVLFFGTDQFAREALRALHAARENKEEELIEKLEVVTVPSPSPKGLPVKQYAVQSQLPVYEWPDVGSGEYDVGVVASFGRLLSEALILKFPYGILNVHPSCLPRWRGPAPIIHTVLHGDTVTGVTIMQIRPKRFDVGPILKQETVPVPPKSTAKELEAVLSRLGANMLISVLKNLPESLSNGRQQPTEGVTHAPKISAGTSCIKWEEQTSEQIFRLYRAIGNIIPLQTLWMDNAIKLLELVEVNSSILTDPKLTGQPVIPGSVIYHKQSQILLVCCKDGWIGVRSVMFKKTLTATDFYNGYLHPWYQKDSRARPSQCRFQTLTLPTKKKQENKIVAMQQCIK